A DNA window from Pogona vitticeps strain Pit_001003342236 chromosome 2, PviZW2.1, whole genome shotgun sequence contains the following coding sequences:
- the TPM2 gene encoding tropomyosin beta chain isoform X5 has product MAGSSSIEAVKKKIQTLQQVADEAEERAEYLQREVDAERQARERAESEVASLNRRIQLVEEELDRAQERLATALQKLEETEKMADESERGMKVIENRAMKDEEKMELQEMQLKEAKHIAEEADRKYEEVARKLVILEGDLERSEERAEVAESKCGDLEEELKIVTNNLKSLEAQADKYSTKEDKYEEEIKLLTDKLKEAETRAEFAERSVAKLEKTIDDLEENLAQAKEENVGIHQVLDQTLLELNNL; this is encoded by the exons ATGGCCGGGAGCAGCTCCATCGAGGCGGTCAAAAAGAAGATCCAGACCCTCCAGCAAGTGGCCGATGAAGCCGAGGAGCGCGCCGAGTACCTGCAGCGGGAAGTGGACGCCGAGCGCCAGGCCAGGGAGCGG GCCGAGTCTGAAGTGGCCTCTCTGAACCGGCGCATTCAGCTGGTGGAAGAGGAGCTGGATCGGGCCCAGGAGCGCCTGGCCACCGCCCTGCAGAAGctggaggagacagagaaaatgGCGGATGAGAGCGAGAG AGGCATGAAAGTCATCGAAAACCGCGCCATGAAGGACGAGGAGAAGATGGAGCTGCAGGAGATGCAGCTGAAGGAGGCCAAGCACATTGCAGAGGAAGCTGACCGCAAATATGAAGAG GTGGCGCGCAAGCTGGTGATCCTGGAGGGCGACCTGGAGCGCTCAGAGGAGAGGGCAGAGGTCGCCGAGAG TAAATGTGGTGACCTGGAAGAGGAGCTGAAAATTGTCACCAACAATCTCAAGTCCCTGGAGGCACAGGCTGATAAG tactccACCAAGGAGGATAAGTATGAGGAGGAGATCAAACTGCTGACAGACAAGCTCAAGGAG gctgagaCTCGGGCAGAATTTGCAGAGCGGTCGGTGGCAAAGCTGGAGAAGACCATCGATGACCTGGAAG AGAACCTGGCCCAGGCCAAAGAGGAGAACGTCGGCATCCACCAGGTCCTCGACCAGACGCTGCTGGAGCTCAACAACCTCTGA
- the TPM2 gene encoding tropomyosin beta chain isoform X8, translating into MAGSSSIEAVKKKIQTLQQVADEAEERAEYLQREVDAERQARERAESEVASLNRRIQLVEEELDRAQERLATALQKLEETEKMADESERGMKVIENRAMKDEEKMELQEMQLKEAKHIAEEADRKYEEVARKLVILEGDLERSEERAEVAESRARQLEEQLRAMDQALKSLMAAEEEYSTKEDKYEEEIKLLTDKLKEAETRAEFAERSVAKLEKTIDDLEDEVYAQKMKYKAISEELDNALNDITSL; encoded by the exons ATGGCCGGGAGCAGCTCCATCGAGGCGGTCAAAAAGAAGATCCAGACCCTCCAGCAAGTGGCCGATGAAGCCGAGGAGCGCGCCGAGTACCTGCAGCGGGAAGTGGACGCCGAGCGCCAGGCCAGGGAGCGG GCCGAGTCTGAAGTGGCCTCTCTGAACCGGCGCATTCAGCTGGTGGAAGAGGAGCTGGATCGGGCCCAGGAGCGCCTGGCCACCGCCCTGCAGAAGctggaggagacagagaaaatgGCGGATGAGAGCGAGAG AGGCATGAAAGTCATCGAAAACCGCGCCATGAAGGACGAGGAGAAGATGGAGCTGCAGGAGATGCAGCTGAAGGAGGCCAAGCACATTGCAGAGGAAGCTGACCGCAAATATGAAGAG GTGGCGCGCAAGCTGGTGATCCTGGAGGGCGACCTGGAGCGCTCAGAGGAGAGGGCAGAGGTCGCCGAGAG CCGTGCGAGGCAGCTTGAGGAGCAGCTCCGTGCCATGGATCAGGCCCTCAAATCCCTGATGGCTGCGGAGGAAGAG tactccACCAAGGAGGATAAGTATGAGGAGGAGATCAAACTGCTGACAGACAAGCTCAAGGAG gctgagaCTCGGGCAGAATTTGCAGAGCGGTCGGTGGCAAAGCTGGAGAAGACCATCGATGACCTGGAAG ATGAGGTCTACGCACAGAAGATGAAGTACAAAGCCATCAGCGAGGAGCTCGACAACGCCCTGAATGACATCACCTCCCTCTGA
- the LOC110082842 gene encoding gamma-secretase subunit Aph-1b: MTLPVFFGCAFIAFGPALALFLLTVVGDPLRIIILIAGAFFWLVSLLLSSLVWFVAAKASDPSDAPLQTGLLVFGVVFSVLLQEAFRFLYYKLLRKAIEGLLALSDEGCSPISIQQMAYVAGLGFGLMSGAFSMINLLADALGPGTVGIHGDSQLYFLTSAFMTLVLILLHTFWGIIFFHGCETRRWWEVGAVVLTHLIISGLTFWNPLYLGSLLPAYLLMAASAVWAYLLSGGSKQNLRHFLLCLRSGTTTQPGS, encoded by the exons ATGACGCTGCCGGTCTTCTTCGGGTGCGCCTTCATCGCCTTCGGGCCGGCCCtggccctcttcctcctcaccgTGGTGGGCGATCCGCTCCGCATCATCATCCTCATCGCCGG GGCCTTCTTCTGGCTGGTGTCGCTGCTGCTCTCCTCGCTGGTCTGGTTCGTGGCGGCCAAGGCGAGCGACCCCTCGGACGCCCCCCTCCAGACGGGCCTGCTGGTCTTCGGCGTCGTCTTCTCGGTGCTGCTGCAGGAGGCCTTCCGCTTCCTCTACTACAAGCTGCTCAG gAAGGCCATTGAGGGGCTCTTGGCCCTGAGCGATGAAGGCTGCTCTCCCATTTCCATCCAGCAGATGGCCTACG TGGCTGGCCTTGGTTTTGGGCTCATGAGTGGGGCCTTCTCCATGATCAACCTGCTGGCAGATGCTCTGGGCCCTGGCACCGTGGGCATCCATGGGGACTCCCAGCTGTACTTCCTAACTTCTG CCTTCATGACCCTGGTGCTGATCCTGCTGCATACCTTCTGGGGAATCATCTTCTTCCATGGCTGTGAGACCCGGCGCTGGTGGGAGGTGGGAGCCGTTGTGCTCACCCACCTCATCATCTCTGGCCTT ACGTTCTGGAACCCCCTGTACCTGGGCAGCCTCCTCCCAGCTTACCTGCTTATGGCAGCCTCTGCCGTCTGGGCCTATCTCCTCTCTGGCGGCTCAAAGCAGAACCTGCGCCACTTCCTCCTCT GTCTACGGAGTGGGACCACAACCCAGCCTGGATCCTGA
- the TPM2 gene encoding tropomyosin beta chain isoform X7 — protein MAGSSSIEAVKKKIQTLQQVADEAEERAEYLQREVDAERQARERAESEVASLNRRIQLVEEELDRAQERLATALQKLEETEKMADESERGMKVIENRAMKDEEKMELQEMQLKEAKHIAEEADRKYEEVARKLVILEGDLERSEERAEVAESKCGDLEEELKIVTNNLKSLEAQADKYSTKEDKYEEEIKLLTDKLKEAETRAEFAERSVAKLEKTIDDLEDEVYAQKMKYKAISEELDNALNDITSL, from the exons ATGGCCGGGAGCAGCTCCATCGAGGCGGTCAAAAAGAAGATCCAGACCCTCCAGCAAGTGGCCGATGAAGCCGAGGAGCGCGCCGAGTACCTGCAGCGGGAAGTGGACGCCGAGCGCCAGGCCAGGGAGCGG GCCGAGTCTGAAGTGGCCTCTCTGAACCGGCGCATTCAGCTGGTGGAAGAGGAGCTGGATCGGGCCCAGGAGCGCCTGGCCACCGCCCTGCAGAAGctggaggagacagagaaaatgGCGGATGAGAGCGAGAG AGGCATGAAAGTCATCGAAAACCGCGCCATGAAGGACGAGGAGAAGATGGAGCTGCAGGAGATGCAGCTGAAGGAGGCCAAGCACATTGCAGAGGAAGCTGACCGCAAATATGAAGAG GTGGCGCGCAAGCTGGTGATCCTGGAGGGCGACCTGGAGCGCTCAGAGGAGAGGGCAGAGGTCGCCGAGAG TAAATGTGGTGACCTGGAAGAGGAGCTGAAAATTGTCACCAACAATCTCAAGTCCCTGGAGGCACAGGCTGATAAG tactccACCAAGGAGGATAAGTATGAGGAGGAGATCAAACTGCTGACAGACAAGCTCAAGGAG gctgagaCTCGGGCAGAATTTGCAGAGCGGTCGGTGGCAAAGCTGGAGAAGACCATCGATGACCTGGAAG ATGAGGTCTACGCACAGAAGATGAAGTACAAAGCCATCAGCGAGGAGCTCGACAACGCCCTGAATGACATCACCTCCCTCTGA
- the TPM2 gene encoding tropomyosin beta chain isoform X6, protein MAGSSSIEAVKKKIQTLQQVADEAEERAEYLQREVDAERQARERAESEVASLNRRIQLVEEELDRAQERLATALQKLEETEKMADESERGMKVIENRAMKDEEKMELQEMQLKEAKHIAEEADRKYEEVARKLVILEGDLERSEERAEVAESRARQLEEQLRAMDQALKSLMAAEEEYSTKEDKYEEEIKLLTDKLKEAETRAEFAERSVAKLEKTIDDLEENLAQAKEENVGIHQVLDQTLLELNNL, encoded by the exons ATGGCCGGGAGCAGCTCCATCGAGGCGGTCAAAAAGAAGATCCAGACCCTCCAGCAAGTGGCCGATGAAGCCGAGGAGCGCGCCGAGTACCTGCAGCGGGAAGTGGACGCCGAGCGCCAGGCCAGGGAGCGG GCCGAGTCTGAAGTGGCCTCTCTGAACCGGCGCATTCAGCTGGTGGAAGAGGAGCTGGATCGGGCCCAGGAGCGCCTGGCCACCGCCCTGCAGAAGctggaggagacagagaaaatgGCGGATGAGAGCGAGAG AGGCATGAAAGTCATCGAAAACCGCGCCATGAAGGACGAGGAGAAGATGGAGCTGCAGGAGATGCAGCTGAAGGAGGCCAAGCACATTGCAGAGGAAGCTGACCGCAAATATGAAGAG GTGGCGCGCAAGCTGGTGATCCTGGAGGGCGACCTGGAGCGCTCAGAGGAGAGGGCAGAGGTCGCCGAGAG CCGTGCGAGGCAGCTTGAGGAGCAGCTCCGTGCCATGGATCAGGCCCTCAAATCCCTGATGGCTGCGGAGGAAGAG tactccACCAAGGAGGATAAGTATGAGGAGGAGATCAAACTGCTGACAGACAAGCTCAAGGAG gctgagaCTCGGGCAGAATTTGCAGAGCGGTCGGTGGCAAAGCTGGAGAAGACCATCGATGACCTGGAAG AGAACCTGGCCCAGGCCAAAGAGGAGAACGTCGGCATCCACCAGGTCCTCGACCAGACGCTGCTGGAGCTCAACAACCTCTGA